In the genome of Catalinimonas alkaloidigena, the window GAGCGAAGAAGTGATACACCTGCTGGCTTTGGCCTTCGATCTCCTCTTCGTCGACGTGTACCTCGTTAAACTTGTCCCGGTTGGCATAACTGGTCAGGCCATACAGGCATTGCAGCATTACCTGCTTCGTCCAGGCCGGATCTTCTCCGTCACCTTCCAGGAGAAACGCCTGGTAAAGCGCGGGTTCGTACTGACGACGCTGCAAATACAATTGGGCGATGTCGTGCCGGGCACGATGCCGCATGTTCAAAAAACCTTCCTCAGATACGCGTGCTTGCGAACCGGCAGCTGCAGTAGCCGACTGACGCGCCAGGACCGCTTCTACGGCAGCGCGTCGTTTGGGAATAGCCGGGTGGCTACTGTGGTCGTCGTCTTCGTTTTCCGGATGGATGGCGGCGACTTCTTCCAGAAACAAACTGTCTGGAAACTGCACGAACTCGTCTTCAAAGTAGCTTTTGGGGAAACGGCGGTCGTCGTACGGAATGTGGGCGTACGCCATTACGTCGAACACCCGCGTAAGGTCATGGGCTGTATAACCCGTTTTCAGGAACAAATTAAGGCCTTCCAGGTCGGCTTCCATTTCTTGTTCTTTCGAAAACCCCCACCGGGCGCTTTTGCGATCCTCTTCGCTAAGCTGCCGGTAATCGCCCCGTTTTTGCCGGGCCTTATTCGATTCCAGGTAGTCGCGGATGACGTGCTTCTTGGTGTAGTGCACCACTTCGTGCGATAAGATGAAAGCAAGTTGCGCCTCGTTTTCGAGCTGCGACAACAGGCCCAGGGTCACAAAGATCATCCCGTCGTCGGTCGTGAAAGCGTTGACGCGAGGCGTCAGCACGGTATAAATCCGCACTTGTTTCCGGAGCGCCGGCTGACTGCGCAGCACTTCGTCCAGTACGCGTCCTGTGTACTGGCTAACCGGATCGTTAAACGTAATTTGCCCGCTGTAGAGCCAGTTCCGGATTTGGAAGCTGCTGGCGAGGTAAAAATTTTCAGAAGTTTTGCGGACGAACCGTTTTTCCTGGTCAGTTTGCCTTTCTTCTAATCGCTCTGCGTACGTTTCGGACGAACGCCGCAAAAAGTCGGCTGGAATGGGGCCTTCGGCCTGGAGAAGCGGTTGCGCCACGGGCTGATAGCTGAGTAAGCCGGCCAGAAGCCCAGCGTATAGCCCTGTTTTCCAGGTCGGTACTACTCGTGTTGTGAGCAGCATGCGTGTTGGGTTAAGATTTGTTAAAAAATGAAAAGCAAAAGACTTAAACAAAATGTCCTATTACAAGAGCATTTTGCCCTATGCTGCGTAGATGTGATAAAAGAGCGGAAATCAGCGAACAGTCCGAAATGGTATGCTTGCATACTATTTCGATTCTTGTACATTTGTACAGGCTCACCGCGGGGCAGGGCAATAAAAAAGCCCGACGTTTGCGACATCGGGCTGGGTGGTGATGAGTGGGATCGAACCACCGACGCACGGATTTTCAGTCCGTTGCTCTACCAACTGAGCTACATCACCAGCTCTCCTTAAAAAGGTGGCACAAATGTATGCCAATTTGGTTGACATGCAAAATAGTTTTTCTTTTTTCGCCTGAACATATTTGAACCATCACACCATGGCCTATTTGCAACAGATCCTTTTCGTACTGGTATTGGCGGTGGCCGGCTACCTGCTTTACCGCCGTATCAGTCGCATTCGAAAGAACATTCACCTCGGCCGTCCCGAAGACCGCAACGATCGGCCCGGCGAGCGACTCCAGACCATGTTGCTGGTCGCCTTCGGGCAAAAAAAGATGTTTAAAAAGCCGCTGGTGGCTTTTATGCACTTCATCCTCTACGTTGGGTTTATCCTAATCAACATCGAAATTCTGGAAATCATACTGGATGGCTTGTTCGGCAGCCACCGGCTGTTCTTTCCGGCGTTGGGCATTGTGTACGGACCCATCATCCACTTTTTCGAGCTGCTGGCGCTGGGCGTGATCGTGGTTTGCGTCATCTTCCTGATTCGCCGGAACGTGAAAGGAGTAGGGGTGAAGCGCCTCGACCCCGACTACCACCGGGAAATGATCGGCTGGCCCCGCCTCGACGGCAACCTGATTCTGGTGTTCGAAATCCTGCTGATGATGGCATTCCTGACGATGAACGCTGCCGATGTTGCTCTGCAAAATCGTGGTGTGGCGCACTATGCCGAAGCCCAAACGGGCGGCTTTCTGGTGAGTCAGCTGTTCGTGCCGTTTTTCGAAAGCTGGGAAAATACGACGGCACTGGTCGCTTACGAGCGTTTCGCGTGGTGGTTCCACATCTGCGGTATTCTGGGTTTTGCCCTCTACGTCACGTATTCCAAGCACCTTCACATTTTCATGGCTTTCCCCAATACGTACTACTCCCGGTTGTTGCCGAAGGGGGAGATGAAAAACATGGACCGGGTCACGACCGAAGTAAAGCTAATGCTGGGTTTGCCCGTCGAGAACGGTAACGCCGACGCGGCCGCTCCGGAAGCCGCGGACATTCCACGCTTTGGTGTGAAAGACGTCAACGACCTGACCTGGAAGCACATCATGGAAGCCTACACCTGCACCGAGTGCGGTCGCTGTACGTCGGTGTGCCCCGCCAACATCACGGGCAAAAAACTGTCGCCGCGCAAAATCATGATGGACGTCCGCGACCGCGCCGAGACGGTGGGCCGCAGCCTGGAGAAGGGCGGACCGGGGCTGGAAGACGGCAAGTCGCTGTACGGCGACTACACGACCAAAGAAGAGCTGATGGCCTGCACCAGTTGCAATGCCTGCGTGGAAGCTTGTCCGGTCAACATCAATCCGCTCGACATCATTCTGGAACAACGCCGTTACATTGCCATGGAAGAGGCGCAGACGCCCGCCGCCTGGAACGCCATGTTTCAGAACGTCGAGAACAACTTTGCGCCCTGGGCCTTTTCGCCCGCCGATCGCTTCAACTGGGCCGCGGGATTGGAGAACGGCAGTCAGAAAGCCGAAACTGAAGCATAGCGATGATCCCGTCGCGCTTCCACGGAGGCTCCGGCGCGAGAGGCTCGCTTAACAACAACCTATCGTAATTTGAAATTTTGTCAACTTCATAACAGATGAAAGTACCAACCATGGCCGAACTGGCCGCCGAAGGACGAACCCCGGAAGTGTTATTCTGGGTCGGGTGCTCCGGTTCATACGACGACCGTAACAAACGCATCACCGTAGCGTTTGCCAAAATACTCGCCCACGTGGGGGTAGATTTTGCCGTGCTGGGCACGGAAGAAACCTGCACGGGCGATCCGGCTCGCCGTGCCGGCAACGAGTTTCTGTTTCAGATGCAGGCGATGCAAAACATCCAGACGCTGGACGGCTACGGCATCAAAAAAATCGTGACGGCTTGCCCGCACTGTTTCAACACCCTCAAGAACGAATATCCCGAACTGGGAGGGAACTACGAAGTGATCCACCATTCGCAGTTCTTACAGGGACTGATCAACGAAGGACGGATTAAGTTGAAAGGCGGTGGCTCGTTCAAAGGGCGGCGCATTACTTACCACGACTCGTGTTTTCTGGGCCGCGGAAACGACATCTACGAAGCGCCGCGCGAAGTGCTGCAGGCACTCGACGCCGAACTGGTGGAGATGAAACGGTGCCGCACCAACGGCCTTTGCTGCGGGGCCGGGGGCGCGCAGATGTTCAAAGATGCGGAACCCGGGCGTAAAGAAGTCAATATCGAACGCACCGAAGAGGCGCTTTCGACGGGCGCGAATGTGATTGCCGCGGCGTGTCCTTTCTGCATGACGATGCTGACCGACGGCGTGAAAAACAAAGAAAAAGAGGCGGACGTAAAGGTGCTGGACCTGGCCGAACTGATTGCTCAGTCGCAGGGGTTGTAGGCGTCTCGACGGGCAACGGGGGTGGGGTAGAGGAACCTGATGCCTTCTCTGCTGTGCTGTTACCAGCCGCATCGGCTATTTTTGCCGCCGGGCCGCAACCAATTTGGGCAGCCCACTGTTGCCTAACCGAACCGTTACGTATTGACTATGCACGTCTCCTTTGATCAACTTCCCGATACCGCCCGCTTGTGGGTGTACCAGGCCAATCGTGCCTTTTCGCCCGCCGAACAGCAAACCCTTACAGTGATGCTGACGCAATTCTGCGAACAATGGGCCGCCCACAGCCAACCGCTGCAGGCCAGCTTCCGGTTGGTGCACGATCAGTTTATTGTACTGGCCGTGGACGAGCGCTACCACGCCGCCAGCGGTTGTTCCATCGATGCTTCCGTTCAGGTGATCCGCCAGTTGGAACAGCAACTGGGTATTTCGCTGCTGGACCGGAGTCAGGTGGCGTACCTGACCGACGAAGGCGTACAACTCGTGTCGCTTGCCAACGCCAAGGCGCTGGTGACCGACGGTGTAATACAGCCGGAGACACCGGTGTTCAACAACGCGGTGGCGTCGCTGGGCGACTGGCGGACCAGTTGGGAAATTCCGGCGTCGCAATCGTGGATGAAACGCTTTTTCGCCTCACGCTCAGTGGTTTAAAAAGGTGCAATAACCGTTATTTCCTGACGTTGGCAATACACAGCCTGTCGTGTTTTTGACGTTTTTTTTAGATTGCAACGTACTGCGTAGTGCCTTCTTCCTATGAAAAAAATCTTTATTTCTACCCTGCTTATTGCCAGTTGTGCCCTGTTGGGCGCCTGTTCGGCCGTGAAAAAAGGCGACCGGCACTTCAAGCGAGGAGAATACGAGTACGCCATCGAACGATACCAGGAAGCGCTGGAGAAAGGGTCCAACGCGGGTTATGCCAACCTGCGCATCGCGGAATCGTACCGTCTGTCGAACCGCATGGCCGAGGCCGCTCCCTTCTACGAAGCGGCCATTAACTCCGGTCTTAAAATCGACAGCATCCAGTTTTACTACGGTTTTGCGCTGAAAGATCAAGGCAAGTACGACGCGGCCCGGCAGCAATTGGAAGAATACACCCGGCAGGGGAATGACCCGGAGCGCGTAAAACACGCCCGGCAAGAAATCGAGAACCTGGGAGAAGTGAAGCGGATTCTGGAAAACCAGGATCGCTATGAAGTGCGCAATTTTGAGTCGCTCAATACCGAAGCGGCCGATTTTGCCCCGATTTTTTTGGATTCCGATCAGGAAATGATCTTTACGTCGGCACGGGGCGATGGCAAGGTCTACGCCGCGACCGGCGGTGGCTTTACCGACCTGTATACGTTCACCTTCGACGGCTCGTCGGAGTTTGGCGGGAACGTAAAGGCCATGGACAACAAGTTTAACCTGTCGGGGGTCCACGAAGCCAGTGCTACCTTTTCCAAAGACGGCAAGACGATGATCTTCGCACGGGGGAATAACGGTAGCAAGCGCGGGCGTCACGATGTGGACCTGTACATCAGCTACTACCGAAATGGCGAGTGGACCGAGCCCGAACTGATGCCCATTCCCATTAACGATCCGAATGCCTGGGATTCGACTCCGGCATTTTCGGGCGATGGACGCTCGCTCTACTTTGCATCCAACCGGGAAGGGGGCTTTGGCGGTACCGACATCTGGCGTGCTACACGCGATGGGAACGGCCGTTGGTCGCGTGTGCAAAACATGGGCAAAACCATCAACACTGCTGGGAACGAGCTCTTCCCGTACGTTTCGGACGACGGCAAATTGTACTATGCTTCCGATGGATTACCCAGCCTCGGTGGGCTCGACATCTTCGTGGCTACACGCGCTCGCGGCGAAGGCATCGAAGTAGAAAACATGGGGGCACCCATCAACTCGCGCTGGGATGATTTCGGCATCGCCTTCCGCTCGCCCATCGAAGGGTATCTTTCTTCCAACCGGGAAGGCGGCAAAGGCGACGACGACATCTACTACTTCAAGGATGTGAAAGGCGATATCAAAAGCATCGATTACGTGCTGGTGGGGAAAACCATGACCACGGACAGCACCGGTACCGAAAAAATTCTGCCGAACACGACCGTACGTCTGCTCGATCCTCAGGGCAAAACCCTTGCGGAAGCGACCACCGGAAAAGATGGATCGTTTAAATTTGACCTGAGTGCGTCGGCCAACTACGAGCTGCTGGGGGAAAAGCCGCAATACTTTACAAAACGCGAACCGTTTACTACCTACGGGAAGGCCATTCCGCAAGAGGAACTGGAGCGGGACACGACCATCACGCTGGCCTACAACCTGATGTTGGACGAAGTGGTGGTGGACAAGCCCATTGTGCTCGACAACATTTATTATGACCTGGATAAGGCGAACATCCGACCCGATGCGGCACGCGAACTCGACAAGCTGGTGCAAGTGCTGAAGGACAATCCGAACCTTACCATCGAATTGAGTTCACACACCGACGCGCGCGACACCGAGGCGTACAACCTGAAGCTGTCGCAGCGCCGGGCCGAATCGGCCGTAGAATACCTAGTGTCGCAGGGCATTGATCCTGAGCGGCTGCAGGCAAGAGGGTATGGCGAATCGCGCTTGCTGATTCTGGATGCGCAGACCGAAGAAGAGCATCAGCAAAACCGCCGTACCGAATTTAAAGTGTTACGCAAGTAAACTAGTATAAAACCAAAATCACCAAGAGCCTTCCTGTTGTGCAGGAGGGCTTTTTTAATAACACTGAGCCAAGGTCTCGTTGACCGTTCGTCACCGAAGTAACGGCGGTTTGGCCTTCGCTCTGTACCTTCGTCCCATGAAGCGTAGTACCTATTTCCGGCTTCTTGCCTATACCCGACCACTGGGGAGGTTTCTGGTGCCTTATACCATCTTTGCCATGCTCAGCATCGTGTTCGGGCTCATCAACTTCAGCCTGATCATTCCGTTGCTCAACGTGTTGTTTGGCACCGCGCCCGTCCAGGCAGTAGCTCGCCCTGAATTTTCCCTGAATGCCACCTATGTCTTCGACCTGTTCAACTACTACTACGTCGATACGTTGCAGGCCTACGGGCCTTACCGGGCGTTGCAGTTTATCTGCATCGTGGTGGTGGTATCGGTACTGCTGACCAACTTGTTTCGGTACCTCTCCATTCGCATTGAAGAGCACCTGAGCGCCCACGCGATCCGGCAGCTGCGGCAAGGGCTTTTCGACAAGGCGACCTCCCTGCACCTGGGCTACTTTACCAACGAACGGAAAGGCGATCTGCTGGCGCGGCTGACGACCGACGTGCAGGAGGTGGAACATACCGTGACCAAATCGCTGACGGTGGCCATTCGCGAGCCCATTACCATCGTCGGGTATTTTGTGGTGCTGATTTTACTGAGCGCCAAACTGACGCTCATTACGATGCTGGTGATTCCGATCGCCGGCTTTGCCATTTCCAGCGTGATTCGCAAGCTCCGTCGCGATGCGCGTGCCGGACAGGACTCGCTGAGCCGGATCGTGAGTTTGATTGACGAAACTTTGGGTGGCATGCGGATCGTCAAAGGGTTCAATGCCCAGAAGCTGGTGCGCAACAAGTTCGAGGAAGAAAACGGGCGGTATGCCGATATTATCAAACGCATGGCTTTCAAACGCGAGTTGGCCTCGCCTTTCTCAGAGTTTACGGGTGTAACGCTGGTGGCCGGCATCCTGCTCTACGGCGGCTCGTTGGTATTGTCTTCGCAATCGTCGCTTTCGCCGAGCGAGTTTGTGACCTACCTGGTGATTTTTTCGCAGGTGATGCGTCCGGCCAAATCGCTGTCAACCACCTTCAGCAACTTGCAACGTGGTCTGGCGGCTGGCGATCGCGTGTTGGACATCATCGACACCCCGGCGCAGATCCAGGACCGGCCCGACGCGGTGGTGTTGCCACGCTTCGAAAACGAAATCGAGTTGCGCGACGTCACATTCGCCTACGAAGAGACGCCCGTGTTGAAAGGAATCAGCTTCCGCATTCCGAAGGGGAAGCTGGTGGCACTGGTGGGGCCATCGGGTGGCGGGAAATCGACCATTGCCGACCTGATTCCGCGGTTTTACGACCCCGCCAGCGGTAGCGTCCGCATGGACGGACGGGACCTGCGCGACTACACCACCGCATCGGTCCGGGCGCAACTGGGCATCGTCACGCAGGAATCGATCTTGTTCAACGATACCATTTTCAACAACATCGCCTTCGGCAAACCCGATGCCACCGAAGCAGAGGTGATCGAAGCCGCGAAGATTGCCAACGCCCACGACTTCATTCTGCAAACTCCCCAGGGGTACCAAACGGCCATCGGCGACCGGGGCACCAAGCTTTCGGGCGGGCAGCGGCAACGCCTCAGCATCGCACGCGCTGTCCTGAAAAATCCACCGATCCTAATTCTGGACGAGGCTACGTCGGCCCTCGACAACGAATCGGAGAAATTGGTACAGGAGGCACTGTTCAATCTGATGAAAAGCCGCACGTCGTTGGTTATTGCCCACCGGCTCAGCACCATCCAGCATGCCGACGAAATCATTGTGATCGAGGAAGGACGCATCCGCGAACGCGGCACGCACGCGGAGCTGCGCGAGCGGGAGGGGGGACTCTACCGGAAGTTGGCTGAGTTGGCAGGATAACGGGCGGAACAACGCGAACAGAACTGATGCTGAACGCACGCAGAGAAAATGGTTTCTGGCGAAGCAAACCGGCAAATTCATCCTTCTATCACTGAAACTCCGATTATGTCGTCCCATCATATTGTCCGAGACGAGCAGGAACCGGCGCTCCTCATCCTGACGGATCAGATTCCCTTTGCGTTGGTGGGAGAGTTGCTGGAATGGAGTCCGACGGTGCTGGTTGCCGAACCCGCCTTGGAAACCGTACTGTCGTGGGGCATTAAGGTGGACGGTGTGTTGTGTTTACCGACGCAGGCGGCAAGCTTGCGCACCCAGCTGAACGATTATCACCCCCTGGTGTTGATTTTGAAAGACGAAACCGAAACGTGGCTGGAGGGGGCTTCGGCCTGGCTGGTGGCGCATCAGCATCGGAACGTGTACGTGCTGGTCGAAACCATCGCGCCAGATCTGTTGCAAGCCCACGCGGCACTTCAGGTACTATTTTTCGATCCGCACTTCAAGACCTTTTGCGTGAGAGGAAGCAGCTACAAAAAGTGGGTGCTGGCCGGACAGCAGTTTCGCTGGCACGGGAACGCTAACGTGACCAACCTGCGCCCGACGGCCGATCCGCGTACGTGGGAAGCCGAGTCGAACGGACTTGTGAAGATCCATCCCCTTGATTCTGAGGGAATTTGGGTGCAAGAAACCTGGAATGCGGAAGAGAAACGTACGTGAACGGAGTTGAACAGAAAAAAGACCCGACATGCGGGACTAAATGGTTAGTTTTGCCGTTCTAGGTTGCATAGCCCATGAAATATCTAAAGTATTTTTTGGTAACCCTCGGAGTGATCGTTCTCGACCAGACGGTCAAAATGCTGGTGCATTTTAACATGGATTACGGCACACCCGGGCAAATCAAAGTGTTTGGTGATTGGTTCAAATTGCACTACACCCTCAATCCCGGCATGGCCTTCGGCCTGGAGATCGGGCTGGATCAGGGAAAGCTGATTTTGAGTGTGTTCCGGCTCCTGGCGATGTGTGCCATTGGCTACTACTTATATTTCTTGGCGAAGAAAGGGGCGCACCCGGGTTTGCTGGTTTGCATCGCGTTGATTTTGGGCGGAGCCATTGGTAACGTGATCGACAGTACGTTCTACGGTGTTTTTCTGGACAACGCCCCTTACGGATCGCCGACGCCGTGGTTCCACGGACAGGTGATCGATATGTTCTATTTCGATTTGTGGGAGGGCGTGCTGCCCAATTGGATACCCCTCTTCGGAGGGCAATACTATTCCCTCTGGCCCATTTTCAACGTGGCCGATGCGTCCATCTTCGTGGGCGTAGCGCTGATCCTTATTTTTCAGAAGCGTTTCTTTGTGGAGCCCCATACGCAGCATGAGCAGTCGGAAGAAACGCTGGAAAAAGATCCGGCCGATCATCCTACGACCGTCTGAGCATGCAGCAGCGTACGAAGCTTGCCTTCTGGTGGCTCTGTTGGATGTTGTGGTTACCTGCCCGTGCCGACGATGGCATGTGGCTCCCCAACCTGATCAAAGCCCTGAACGAGCAGGACATGCAAGAGCGTGGCCTGCGGCTCACCGCCGAAGACATTTACAGCGTTAACCGATCCAGCCTGAAAGATGCCATCCTCCAGTTTGGCCGAGGGTGCTCAGGGGCCGTGGTTTCGCCCAACGGCCTGTTGCTCACCAACTACCATTGTGCATTCAGCTACCTGCAACGGCACAGCACCGTCGACAATAACTTTATCGAAAAAGGATTTTGGGCGCGAAGCCTGGAAGAAGAGATCGCCAATCCGGGCCTGACGGTCACGTTTATCATACGGATCGAAGACGTTACGGAACGTGTGCTCGAATCCGTCTCGCCCGACATGGGAGAAGAGGAACGCGAAGCGAAAATCAAGGAAACGTCGTCCCGGATCGCGGCCGAAGCCGTCGAAAACACCGATTACAAGGCCTCGGTCGAGCCTTTTTATTACGGAAACGAGTTCTACCTTTTTGTCAAACAGGAGTTCACCGACGTACGGTTGGTAGGCGCACCGCCTTCTTCCATCGGCCAGTTCGGCGGCGAAACCGACAACTGGGAATGGCCTCGCCACACCGGCGATTTTGCGCTGTTTCGCATCTACGCTGGCCCCGAAAACGAGCCCGCCAACTTTTCGCAGGCCAACGTGCCGTACGAACCGCGCTACTACCTCCCCGTTTCGTTGCAAGGGTACAAAGAAGGGGATTTTACGATGGTGATGGGCTTTCCGGGACGTTCGCAACAGTTTCTGACCTCGTATGCGCTGAAGCAACTGACCGAAAAGATCAATCCCCACCGGATTGCCCTGCGTGGCAAACGGCTGGAAGTGATGGAGAACGTCATGCAGCGGAACGACACGGTTCGCCTCAAGTACGCGGCCAAATATGCCGGCATCGCTAATTACTGGAAGAAATGGCAAGGCGAAACCCGGGGGCTGCAACGCTTCGATGCGGTGACCCGGAAACAGGAGATGGAGGCGGAATTTACCCTTTGGGCGCAGGCCGATTTGCAGCGTCGCCTTCCCTACGGCACACTCTTACCCCAGTTTGAGCGCGATTATGCGGCGCTCGATTCGCTGATCCTGGCTTTCGAGTACATGCGGGAGGCAGCGTTTGCACCCGAGATCATGGTCTTCGCGCGCAACTTCGATCCTTACATTGTGGACGTGCGCGAGCTGGATAAGAAAGAAGATAAGAAAAAAGGCAAAGCTCGGCAGGATCAGGCCATTGAGCGCCTGAAGTCCACTACGGCCAATCATTTCAGAAACTATTCGCGCGCCATCGACCAGGCCACCCTGGCGGTTTGTCTGGAAGCCTATGCGCGCGACATTCCGCCGGCGTTTCATCCGCCCCTATTCGAAAAGATCAAGGCGCAGTACGGTAACAATTTTCGTGCGTTTGCGAACGAAGTCTTCAAAGAATCGGTGTGTGCTTCACCCGAGAAAGTGGCGCGTTTCATCGAACGCCCTTACAAGAAGCAGGTGCAGATTCTGCAGCACGATCCCGCGTACCAGCTCTCGCGGGAGTTTATGTTGCTTTACCGACAGCATATTTTGCCTAACTACGTCGCACTGAACGCCCAATTGGAACTCAACACGCGGCGCTACGTGGCCGGGTTGCGTGAAATGTTTCAGGATAGCCTGCTGGCGCCTGATGCCAACAGCACATTGCGAATCGCGTACGGAACCGTCGAAGGGTACCGACCACGCAACGGGGTGATTTATACGTACCAGACCACGCTGGAAGGCATTCTGGAAAAAGGAGATCCGAATGTGCCGGAGTTTACCGTACCCGACACGTTGGCGAAGCTCTATCGTGAGAAAGACTACGGGCGCTATGGGGTCGATGGCACCATGCCGGTCGCGTTTATTGCCTCCAACCATACAGTAGGGGGCAATTCGGGGAGCCCTGTGATCAATGCCGACGGCCACCTGATCGGGTTGAACTTCGACCGCGTGTGGGAGGGAACCATGAGCGACTTTACGTACGATCCGGAACAGTGCCGTAACATCTCCGTCGACGTCCGCTACATCCTGTTCATCATCGATAAAGTAGCCGGAGCTACGCACCTCATCGATGAAATGACCGTAATTGAGTAAGTGCAGCCGTCTGCGCTGCGAACATTAACAACACAAGCATGAAGGAGCGCTCCATTTCTGTGGTAGGATGCGGCTGGCTCGGACTGCCGCTGGCGCGTCATTTTGTAGCGCAGGGCTGGCAGGTCAAGGGTAGCACTACGCGGCCCGAAAAATTGGAAGTGCTGGCGGCATCCGGCATTCAGCCTTTTTTGATTCGCCTCGACCCACATGCCGAAGGCGATGCCTTGCCCGCGTTGCTGGAGAGCGATGTGGTGGTGGTGAATACGCCA includes:
- a CDS encoding S46 family peptidase → MQQRTKLAFWWLCWMLWLPARADDGMWLPNLIKALNEQDMQERGLRLTAEDIYSVNRSSLKDAILQFGRGCSGAVVSPNGLLLTNYHCAFSYLQRHSTVDNNFIEKGFWARSLEEEIANPGLTVTFIIRIEDVTERVLESVSPDMGEEEREAKIKETSSRIAAEAVENTDYKASVEPFYYGNEFYLFVKQEFTDVRLVGAPPSSIGQFGGETDNWEWPRHTGDFALFRIYAGPENEPANFSQANVPYEPRYYLPVSLQGYKEGDFTMVMGFPGRSQQFLTSYALKQLTEKINPHRIALRGKRLEVMENVMQRNDTVRLKYAAKYAGIANYWKKWQGETRGLQRFDAVTRKQEMEAEFTLWAQADLQRRLPYGTLLPQFERDYAALDSLILAFEYMREAAFAPEIMVFARNFDPYIVDVRELDKKEDKKKGKARQDQAIERLKSTTANHFRNYSRAIDQATLAVCLEAYARDIPPAFHPPLFEKIKAQYGNNFRAFANEVFKESVCASPEKVARFIERPYKKQVQILQHDPAYQLSREFMLLYRQHILPNYVALNAQLELNTRRYVAGLREMFQDSLLAPDANSTLRIAYGTVEGYRPRNGVIYTYQTTLEGILEKGDPNVPEFTVPDTLAKLYREKDYGRYGVDGTMPVAFIASNHTVGGNSGSPVINADGHLIGLNFDRVWEGTMSDFTYDPEQCRNISVDVRYILFIIDKVAGATHLIDEMTVIE